The genomic window GCGTGATTCGTCCCGTTTCAATGGCGGGCGAAAAATTGCCCCTCCCCGACGAAATTCACCTGGTTTCTTTCCCTTGCGAACAGGATTTTGAGAGATATAAATTCGATCCCAGAATGTCCGAACTCAAGTCCCTGCGACAAGAAGCCATTGCCAATACGATTGTCATTGTAGGAACAGAAGGGGAGCTATATGGCTAAAAGTATTCCAACCAATACGCTTCCTACAACCTATTCTTCCTCGCCGCGTCCACCCAAATAAGTCGATTGTCTAAGCTCGCAGAGTACCTTCCACCAGACTTAAAGTTAGCGTACCTCACCAAATCGAGAATTACTATAGATGAAATCGAATGGGTAAAAGCTTTATAATAATCCCGGTTAAAGCGTTTCGGTTGGCACGCCAACCCTAATAACGCAAAAACTAAACGTCATAATCGATCCTTGTAGAACAACGGAACAAATATTAAAGTGTTTGCCCTAAGCGGTTACGAATATTTCCTCGGATTCTTGCTAGTTTCCAGCGCGGTTCCTTTCCTTGCCCTGACAGCATCCAAGCTCTTGCGACCGAGAACGGGAGGTCCTGAACGGCGCACGACTTACGAATCAGGCATGGAACCCATCGGAGGAGCCTGGATTCAATTCAACATTCGCTACTATATGTTCGCCCTCGTCTTTGTAGTGTTTGATGTAGAAACCGTATTTCTCTATCCTTGGGCAGTTGCCTTTAACCAATTGGGGTTACTTGCATTTATCGAAGCCCTTATCTTTATCGCAATTCTTGTCGTTGCTCTCGTGTACGCATGGCGAAAAGGAGCGCTTGAATGGTCTTGACATACTCACTACCTGAAAGTGCGATGATTCCCAAGTCTCACAACTTGAGTTCCTGCTTTATCCAGAGTTGATATGTCCCCGTCTTACAAAAAGTCCCCAGGCTTTCATCCTCATTACAGAGAATCTGATTCCGCGCGTCCCACGCCACAGAGTCCTAAAGACTGGTACTTGTTATTGAACCCCTCAATTGTCGTTTCTATTCCTCTCTGCCCTAGAACGGCAGGGTTTCTTGGAGGTTTTTGATGAATCCAAACCCAACATCTGCTGCTGACCTCAAGCAGCAACAAACAGAAAAAATTCTCAATCCTATTGCTCGCACAAAAGTCACCCAAGACCTTTCAGAAAATGTCATTCTTACTACAGTAGATGACCTGCACAACTGGGCAAGACTCTCCAGCCTTTGGCCCATGCTCTACGGGACGGCTTGCTGCTTCATTGAATTTGCTGCAATGCTCGGTTCGCGATTCGACTTCGACCGCTTCGGACTCGTTCCCCGTTCGAGTCCTAGGCAAGCAGACTTAATCATCACTGCCGGGACAATTACCATGAAAATGGCTCCCGCCCTAGTTCGCCTTTATGAAGAGATGCCCGAACCGAAATATGTCATTGCAATGGGCGCTTGCACGATTACAGGGGGAATGTTTAGCGTAGACTCTCCCAGTGCGGTGCGCGGTGTAGACAAACTGATTCCGGTGGATGTTTATATTCCCGGCTGTCCGCCTCGTCCGGAAGCAATTATGGACGCAATTATCAAATTACGCAAAAAAGTGGCGAACGAGTCAATCCAAGAACGCGCTGCATTGATGGAGCAAACCCATCGCTACTACAGCACGACCCACAGCATGAAAGCCGTTGAGCCGATTCTCACAGGGGAGTATCTCCAGTCTTCAACAAGAGTTGACCCGCCGAAAGAACTGGCAGAAGGATTGGGTATGCCAATGTCCGCAGCAGCCCTCGAAGCGACTGAAGAAAAAGAGGAGGTAAATCGTGGCTGAAGACACAACCCCAGAAGAATCACAATTGGTTGAAACCGGTCAGGTTGCCAGTTGGCTGAATGAAAATGGCTTTGGAGTAGACTCTCTCGCGCCAGATCATAGCGGAATCGAGATGATTAAGGTCGAACCGGATGTTTTGATTCCCATTGCCACGGCACTTTTTGCCTACGGGTTTAACTATCTCCAATGCCAAGGGGGATACGATGCGGGGCCGGGGCAAGAATTAGTCAGCTTTTATCACTTAATTAAGGTTAGCGATAATGCGGATCGTCCGGAAGAAGTGCGGGTCAAAGTTTTTGTGCCGCGCGACAATCCTCGCATTCCTTCGGTGTATTGGATTTGGAAAGCCGCAGATTGGCAGGAGCGGGAAACCTACGATATGTATGGCATTGTCTACGAAGGACACCCCAATCTTAAACGCCTTCTGATGCCAGAGGACTGGGTCGGTTGGCCTTTGCGGAAGGATTATATTTCTCCTGATTTTTACGAAATTCAGGATGCCTATTAGCAAGGGGTTTGCTTGTTTTCTTAAGCACTTACTGGTTGACGGTGAGTGCTTATTTATTGATGGACTGATATAGCAGGAGTATCAAGACATTGGTGAAGGTGAGTGGGGGGAGCTGAGATGACACGGAGACGGGGAGACGGGGAGACGGGGAGACGCGGGGACGAGGAGAGGGGGGAGCAGAGGAAGCTGGGGAAGTTGGGGGAGTTTTTGGATGACACGGCACTTCGACACGCTCAGTGACCGGGAGAAACGGGGACGCTGTGAGAGACTGTTCCCTATTTCCTCTGATGACTGATAACTGTTATGGCGACTGCTATACGGTTCGACTCTACTTCTCTTTAGGTTGGCAATATAACCCACAAAACATTCTGTCGCCTATATTTGATATTACAGCTATGCTCGTGTGCTTTACCCAACTGCATACTGCTATATCTAGCTTGTGCCGATAAAAGTCAAGAATTTGAGTTATCGTGTAGGGTAAAGGCTCAATTGCCTAGGACAAAGCAAGTTAGTGCATCGCCGCAGAGAATTGGCACTAAGTTGGAGAAGCCACGTCTACATAACCAAGGATTTCTTGTATTAGAGCTAAAATTCCTAAAGTAAAAATAAAATGCTTGTGTAGGGTAGGTTAGGTAACAATTCGATAGATATTGACCCGTTGACTTTTTTGTAACTTACAATACTGAGTGGTTTATGCGTCAACTAATTAAGATTAATTTCTCTGACTTCTGGAAATCTTTTGACAAGAATGATAATTATTTTACTCGATTGCTGAGTCCCTATTACGATCTGGAAATTTCTGACGATCCTGATTTTTTGATTTATTCCTGTTACGACGAAAACGGGAGACTGCATTGGGGACAGGAGTCAAGAAGAAGTGCGGCTAAAGTGTTTAAAAAGCATAAGTGCATCAGGATTTTTTACACATC from Lusitaniella coriacea LEGE 07157 includes these protein-coding regions:
- the ndhC gene encoding photosynthetic/respiratory NAD(P)H-quinone oxidoreductase subunit C, giving the protein MFALSGYEYFLGFLLVSSAVPFLALTASKLLRPRTGGPERRTTYESGMEPIGGAWIQFNIRYYMFALVFVVFDVETVFLYPWAVAFNQLGLLAFIEALIFIAILVVALVYAWRKGALEWS
- a CDS encoding NADH dehydrogenase subunit K; translation: MNPNPTSAADLKQQQTEKILNPIARTKVTQDLSENVILTTVDDLHNWARLSSLWPMLYGTACCFIEFAAMLGSRFDFDRFGLVPRSSPRQADLIITAGTITMKMAPALVRLYEEMPEPKYVIAMGACTITGGMFSVDSPSAVRGVDKLIPVDVYIPGCPPRPEAIMDAIIKLRKKVANESIQERAALMEQTHRYYSTTHSMKAVEPILTGEYLQSSTRVDPPKELAEGLGMPMSAAALEATEEKEEVNRG
- a CDS encoding NAD(P)H-quinone oxidoreductase subunit J translates to MVAEDTTPEESQLVETGQVASWLNENGFGVDSLAPDHSGIEMIKVEPDVLIPIATALFAYGFNYLQCQGGYDAGPGQELVSFYHLIKVSDNADRPEEVRVKVFVPRDNPRIPSVYWIWKAADWQERETYDMYGIVYEGHPNLKRLLMPEDWVGWPLRKDYISPDFYEIQDAY
- a CDS encoding DUF1330 domain-containing protein, which translates into the protein MMANTQKPLVLTVLLYVKSGKFEQFQAYETQAAQVMEDYGGKIDRVIRPVSMAGEKLPLPDEIHLVSFPCEQDFERYKFDPRMSELKSLRQEAIANTIVIVGTEGELYG